In Rhodamnia argentea isolate NSW1041297 chromosome 4, ASM2092103v1, whole genome shotgun sequence, the following proteins share a genomic window:
- the LOC115727735 gene encoding disease resistance protein Roq1-like, whose amino-acid sequence MAIQMTYKFSEYMNQLLSDILKRNWSDISNVDDGIKKIKERLCGKKVLVLPDDFDERIHLNALMGRPVWFGKGSRMIITSRNMGVFNVPEVCCIYELTGMGFKHSLQLFCRHDFRGDHPSDEYAALPNEAVKITGGLPLALEVIGSLLWGKSKDVWGVTLEKLETVPHEEAQRKLKICHDALHYRQKQIFLNWPVLTLDLIKRMCFTCGLPISSQVKVFKPSRRGL is encoded by the exons ATGGCGATTCAGATGACATACAAATTCTCGGAATACATG AATCAGCTACTCTCTGATATCCTCAAAAGAAACTGGTCGGATATCAGTAATGTTGATGAtggaataaagaaaataaaagaaaggttgTGTGGCAAAAAGGTTCTGGTTCTACCTGATGATTTTGATGAAAGAATTCATTTGAATGCACTCATGGGAAGGCCAGTGTGGTTTGGAAAAGGAAGTAGGATGATTATCACCAGTAGAAACATGGGTGTCTTCAATGTGCCTGAGGTGTGTTGCATTTATGAGCTTACTGGAATGGGCTTCAAAcattctcttcaacttttttgcaGACATGATTTTAGAGGAGATCATCCATCGGATGAGTATGCTGCTCTCCCCAATGAAGCAGTAAAAATTACAGGAGGTCTTCCTCTTGCTCTTGAGGTTATAGGTTCACTACTATGGGGTAAAAGCAAAGATGTTTGGGGTGTTACATTGGAGAAGCTGGAAACGGTTCCTCATGAGGAAGCTCAGAGAAAGTTAAAAATATGTCATGACGCTTTGCATTATCGGCAAAAGCAGATCTTTCTTAATTGGCCTGTTTTAACGTTGGATTTGATAAAACGAATGTGCTTCACATGTGGACTTCCGATCTCTTCCCAGGTGAAGGTCTTCAAGCCCTCCCGCAGAGGTCTTTGA